Proteins from a single region of Halalkalibaculum roseum:
- a CDS encoding alpha-L-fucosidase, producing MKTRCFLIALFLLPFAFHGCQSDSKSSSNQNKSSERALPTPQQVEYQRKEKVAFVHFGVNTFTNREWGTGEEDPGVFNPTNFNADQWAKILSENGFKTLILTAKHHDGFCLWPSQYTDHNIAESPYKDGNGDIVREVSEACDKYDIDLGLYLSPWDMHEKSYGTPEYNTFYLNQLRELLTNYGEIAEVWFDGAKGEGAKDMEYDFDLWWSTVRELQPDALIFSDEGPDIRWIGNEHGFAGKTNWSTVNRDSITIGKPGQGPYLNSGEAGAPDWVVGECDVSIRPGWFYHPEEDNEVKTVEKLTEIYMKSVGRNCTLLLNIPPDKTGQFHPTDVARLYAFSDTLDSIFSDDFMTDTDIEASSSQPSYSADKVSDKNWSSYWMADGDDQTPELTLRFEEPVTLNLMSLQEYIPIGQNISKFDVSIKKEDNWQIIAEETTVGYKRILQLDEVTTDEIRIRFHEFFSPPAINEIGLFMAN from the coding sequence TTGAAAACCAGATGCTTCCTGATCGCTTTATTTTTGTTACCCTTTGCCTTCCATGGGTGCCAGAGCGATAGCAAGTCTTCGAGTAATCAAAACAAAAGTTCCGAAAGAGCCCTCCCAACTCCTCAGCAAGTTGAATACCAGCGTAAAGAGAAAGTGGCTTTTGTTCACTTTGGGGTCAATACCTTTACAAACCGGGAATGGGGAACCGGCGAGGAAGATCCGGGCGTTTTCAATCCCACAAATTTTAATGCGGACCAATGGGCGAAAATACTCAGCGAGAATGGGTTTAAAACCCTCATCCTGACAGCCAAACATCACGACGGTTTTTGCCTCTGGCCAAGTCAATATACTGATCACAATATAGCAGAAAGCCCCTATAAAGATGGAAATGGGGATATTGTTAGAGAAGTATCGGAGGCCTGTGACAAATACGATATTGATTTGGGTCTTTATCTCTCCCCCTGGGATATGCATGAAAAGAGTTACGGCACCCCGGAGTACAATACCTTTTACCTAAATCAGCTGCGTGAACTGCTGACAAACTATGGTGAAATTGCCGAAGTATGGTTTGACGGGGCCAAAGGAGAAGGTGCAAAAGATATGGAATATGATTTCGATCTGTGGTGGTCAACGGTAAGAGAGCTTCAGCCCGACGCCCTGATTTTTTCTGATGAAGGGCCGGATATTCGCTGGATAGGAAATGAACACGGGTTTGCCGGTAAAACCAACTGGTCAACAGTCAATCGGGACTCCATAACCATCGGTAAACCGGGTCAGGGTCCCTATTTGAACAGTGGTGAAGCCGGCGCTCCCGATTGGGTAGTCGGCGAATGCGATGTCTCTATTCGTCCCGGCTGGTTTTATCATCCGGAAGAAGATAATGAAGTTAAAACGGTAGAGAAGCTGACGGAAATTTATATGAAATCAGTGGGACGCAATTGCACATTGTTGCTGAATATCCCACCCGATAAAACAGGACAGTTTCATCCCACGGATGTAGCACGTCTCTATGCATTCTCCGATACGCTTGACTCTATTTTCAGTGACGATTTTATGACCGATACGGATATTGAGGCAAGCAGTTCTCAGCCATCCTACTCTGCAGATAAGGTATCAGACAAGAATTGGAGCAGCTATTGGATGGCGGACGGAGATGACCAGACTCCTGAGCTGACTCTTCGTTTTGAGGAGCCGGTTACACTTAATCTTATGAGCCTTCAGGAATATATCCCGATCGGTCAAAATATTTCAAAGTTTGACGTATCCATAAAAAAGGAAGATAACTGGCAGATAATTGCGGAAGAAACCACTGTGGGTTACAAACGGATCCTCCAATTGGACGAAGTGACAACCGACGAAATACGCATTAGATTTCACGAGTTCTTTTCTCCACCTGCCATCAATGAAATCGGTCTTTTTATGGCAAATTAA
- a CDS encoding beta-N-acetylhexosaminidase, with amino-acid sequence MSTEKNIIPLLVLFILVIATACTQTTEETVAIIPEPVSVSLSDGNFTLTPSTSIVISENTPELRHVADYLSNKLYTANWFYKDVSTELSPSDTSIVLSLEPDASPDHDEGYALSVTPEQVKITARTAHGLFYGVQSLLQLLPAEINYQDPSFIPANFEWTIPAVEINDYPRYEYRGMHLDVARHFFPVDFLKKYIDLLAMHKMNRFHWHLTEDQGWRLEIKQYPRLTEVGGWRDSTLVGKAGSGRYDGIRYGGYYTQEEAREIVQYAADRFITVIPEIEMPGHSSAALEAYPELGCEPEKDYKAQTTWGVFEDIYCPSEETFTFLENVLTEVIDLFPSEYIHIGGDEAPKTAWENSDMAQQVIEREGLEDEHELQSYFIRRIEQFLNSKGRQIIGWDEILEGGLAPNATVMSWRGIEGGIAAAQQGHDVVMTPTSHVYLDYYQADPETEPLAIGGFTTLEKTYSYEPTPDTLTEEESKHILGAQGNVWTEYMHTGRKVEYMAYPRAAALSEVVWSPAEKRDWTNFWGRLQTHFQRLEYLDINAAGHYRGQMPELRNE; translated from the coding sequence ATGAGCACTGAAAAAAACATAATCCCGCTGCTTGTTCTCTTTATACTAGTTATTGCAACTGCATGCACACAAACGACGGAGGAAACCGTAGCGATCATTCCGGAACCGGTTAGTGTCTCCCTAAGTGATGGTAATTTTACACTTACTCCTTCCACATCCATCGTTATTTCAGAAAATACTCCCGAGCTTCGTCATGTTGCCGACTACCTGTCAAATAAGCTGTATACAGCCAACTGGTTCTACAAAGATGTTTCCACTGAATTGAGTCCTTCAGACACCTCTATTGTATTATCTCTGGAACCCGATGCATCTCCGGATCATGATGAGGGATATGCTCTTTCAGTTACTCCTGAACAGGTAAAAATTACTGCCAGAACTGCACATGGATTATTTTATGGGGTTCAGTCACTGCTTCAGCTATTACCTGCTGAAATTAACTATCAGGATCCCAGTTTCATCCCGGCTAATTTCGAATGGACGATCCCAGCAGTTGAGATAAACGATTATCCGAGGTATGAATATCGGGGGATGCACCTGGATGTGGCTCGTCATTTTTTTCCCGTCGATTTTCTTAAAAAATATATTGATCTGCTGGCTATGCATAAGATGAACCGTTTTCATTGGCACCTCACAGAGGACCAAGGCTGGCGTCTTGAAATAAAGCAGTACCCTCGTCTCACTGAGGTAGGAGGATGGCGCGACTCCACGCTTGTAGGCAAAGCCGGTTCGGGAAGATATGACGGCATCCGATATGGTGGATACTATACCCAGGAGGAAGCAAGAGAGATTGTGCAGTATGCTGCTGACCGTTTTATAACCGTGATTCCCGAAATTGAGATGCCAGGCCACTCATCGGCTGCACTCGAAGCCTATCCCGAACTTGGTTGTGAACCGGAGAAGGATTATAAGGCGCAAACCACCTGGGGTGTTTTCGAAGATATATACTGCCCCAGCGAAGAGACCTTTACCTTTCTGGAAAATGTGCTGACGGAAGTAATTGACCTATTTCCCAGTGAATACATCCACATTGGCGGCGATGAAGCACCCAAAACGGCCTGGGAAAATAGCGACATGGCGCAGCAAGTCATCGAACGGGAAGGCTTGGAGGATGAACACGAGTTGCAGAGCTATTTCATCCGGCGTATTGAACAATTTCTAAACAGCAAAGGGCGGCAAATCATCGGATGGGATGAAATCCTCGAGGGCGGTCTGGCTCCCAATGCCACGGTAATGTCATGGCGCGGTATTGAAGGCGGAATTGCAGCTGCCCAACAAGGCCATGATGTAGTCATGACTCCGACTTCACACGTTTACCTGGATTATTACCAGGCAGATCCTGAAACAGAACCTTTGGCTATAGGCGGATTTACTACCCTGGAGAAGACCTATAGCTACGAACCCACGCCTGATACACTGACAGAAGAAGAGTCAAAGCATATATTGGGTGCACAGGGTAATGTTTGGACCGAATATATGCATACCGGTCGGAAGGTTGAATATATGGCCTATCCAAGAGCCGCCGCCCTTTCTGAAGTTGTTTGGTCACCTGCAGAAAAGCGAGACTGGACTAATTTTTGGGGCCGTCTGCAAACCCACTTCCAGAGGCTGGAATATCTGGATATTAATGCCGCTGGGCATTATAGAGGTCAAATGCCTGAACTCAGAAATGAGTAG
- a CDS encoding aminotransferase class V-fold PLP-dependent enzyme → MYSRRKFINQLGKAGGAAMFGAFLLPEKSRAIATNLQKQNGSPSEIASDEDFWFEVQQAFTVDRSLVNLNNGGVSPAPAIVQEAMKDHLDFSNEAPAYTMWRILEPQREQVRKQLARLFNCDDEEIAITRNASEGLQICQFGFDLQPGDEVLTTNQDYPRMINTFKQRERREGIKLRQFSIPVPAENDEEIVRLFEENITPKTRLILMCHMINLTGQILPVKKVVQMARSKGIPVIVDGAHAFAHFDFDHSDLVCDYYATSLHKWLLAPHGTGMLYVRNNKISDLWPLMAAPDAMDNDIRKFEEIGTHPAANFIAISEAAAFHEGIGSARKGARLKYLTDYWVDQIIDNDRVRLHTSRDPNFACGIANVEIKDVDSGKLGSYLWRNYRILVTPIKHEEFEGIRVTPNVYTTLPELDRFADVMKEVIQKGLPEG, encoded by the coding sequence TACCTGAAAAAAGCAGGGCTATAGCCACAAATCTTCAAAAACAAAACGGGAGTCCTTCAGAAATTGCTTCTGATGAAGACTTTTGGTTTGAGGTTCAGCAGGCATTTACCGTAGATCGAAGTCTGGTAAACCTCAATAATGGGGGTGTGAGTCCGGCTCCGGCCATCGTTCAGGAAGCGATGAAAGATCACTTGGATTTTTCCAATGAAGCACCGGCCTACACCATGTGGCGAATACTTGAACCCCAGCGAGAGCAGGTTCGAAAGCAATTGGCCCGCCTTTTTAATTGTGATGATGAAGAAATTGCCATAACCCGCAATGCCTCTGAAGGATTACAGATCTGTCAATTCGGTTTTGATCTCCAGCCAGGAGATGAGGTGCTTACCACCAACCAGGATTATCCACGGATGATCAATACGTTTAAACAGAGAGAGCGCAGAGAAGGAATTAAGCTCCGACAATTCAGTATTCCCGTACCGGCAGAAAATGATGAGGAGATCGTACGACTATTTGAAGAGAACATAACACCCAAGACCAGGCTTATCCTGATGTGTCACATGATTAACCTGACCGGGCAAATTCTACCGGTGAAAAAGGTGGTGCAAATGGCCCGCTCCAAAGGCATTCCGGTGATTGTAGATGGAGCTCATGCCTTCGCACACTTTGATTTTGATCATTCCGATCTGGTTTGCGACTATTACGCAACCAGTCTGCACAAATGGCTATTGGCTCCTCACGGAACAGGGATGCTTTACGTCAGGAATAACAAGATTTCGGATCTTTGGCCCTTAATGGCCGCTCCTGATGCTATGGATAACGATATTCGCAAATTTGAGGAGATAGGTACACATCCTGCGGCAAATTTTATTGCCATATCAGAGGCCGCGGCTTTTCATGAAGGGATCGGATCTGCGCGCAAAGGTGCCCGTCTGAAATATCTTACCGATTATTGGGTAGATCAGATCATTGATAATGACCGGGTGAGATTGCACACCAGCAGGGATCCCAACTTTGCCTGCGGAATAGCAAACGTAGAAATCAAGGATGTAGATTCCGGTAAACTGGGCAGTTATCTCTGGAGGAACTACCGGATTTTAGTCACGCCTATCAAACATGAAGAGTTTGAGGGCATCAGGGTTACGCCTAATGTCTATACTACGCTTCCGGAACTGGATCGTTTTGCGGACGTTATGAAAGAGGTTATCCAAAAGGGTTTACCGGAGGGATAA